The following are from one region of the Apostichopus japonicus isolate 1M-3 chromosome 17, ASM3797524v1, whole genome shotgun sequence genome:
- the LOC139984379 gene encoding prolyl endopeptidase-like produces the protein MAEKFIYPNARRDESIIDNYHGTEVPDPYAWLEDPDGEETQAFVEAQNKITMPYLEKCAHREKYKKRLTEMWDYPKYGCPFKRGPRYFYNFNTGLQNQSVMYVQDSLDSEAKVFIDPNKLSEDGTVALTRTTFSEDGEYCAFMLSSSGSDWNTIKFKNVSTNEDLTDVLERVKFSCLCWTHDGKGVFYNSYPQDGKTDGTETTANLHQKLFYHVLGTKQSEDILCGEFPDNPKWMMGVEITDDGRYAVLCISEGCDPVNRLYYCDLSLLKDGITGMLPYVKLVDNFDAEYEYIANEGALFTFKTNLKAPNYKLITIDFDKPEQENWKDLIPESETDVLEWVACVNKDKLVVCYIHDVKNILQLHSLQTGEKLMTFPLDVGTIRGYSGRRKDAEMFYQFTSFLTPGVIYHCDMTKEALAPTIFKQSEVKGFDRSKFETVQVFIKSKDGTKVPVFLVHRKGIEMDGNNPVFLYGYGGFNISIMPMFSVSRLVFMQQLGGILAVANLRGGGEYGEKWHKSGSLLQKQNVFDDFQCAAEYLINAKYTQPSRIVINGGSNGGTLVGACMNQRPDLFGCAVAQVGVMDMLKFHKFTIGHAWTTDFGCSDKKEDFENLKKYSPLHNIQVPETGEYPSTLLLTADHDDRVVPLHSLKFIANLQHIVGRSAQQTRPLLIRVDTKAGHGAGKPTTKVIEECADIYAFIAENMNLTWRD, from the exons ATGGCTGAGAAATTTATTTACCCAAACGCCAGAAGGGACGAGAGCATTATTGATAACTATCATGGTACAGAG GTTCCTGATCCTTATGCCTGGCTCGAAGATCCCGATGGTGAAGAAACGCAAGCCTTTGTGGAAGCACAGAACAAAATAACCATGCCGTACCTGGAGAAGTGCGCCCACAGAGAGAAATATAAGAAGAG GCTGACAGAAATGTGGGACTACCCGAAATATGGATGTCCGTTCAAGAGAGGACCGCGATATTTTTACAATTTCAACACTGGTCTTCAGAATCAAAG TGTCATGTATGTACAAGATTCTCTAGATTCCGAAGCCAAGGTTTTCATCGATCCGAACAAACTCTCCGAGGACGGGACAGTCGCGCTGACTCGGACAACGTTTTCAGAAGATGGAGAGTACTGTGCTTTCATGCTCAGCTCCAGTGGCTCTGACTGGAACACCATCAAA TTTAAAAACGTGTCCACCAACGAGGATCTTACGGATGTCTTGGAAAGAGTCAAGTTCAGCTGTCTATGTTGGACACATGATGGGAAAGGAGTCTTCTATAAT AGCTATCCTCAAGATGGCAAGACAGATGGCACAGAGACCACCGCAAATCTTCACCAGAAACTCTTTTACCACGTTCTGGGCACCAAGCAATCTGAGGACATTCTCTGCGGGGAATTCCCTGACAATCCAAAATGGATGATGGG AGTTGAAATAACTGATGACGGTCGTTACGCTGTGCTGTGTATATCAGAAGGCTGTGACCCTGTCAACAGACTTTACTACTGTGATCTGAGTCTACTGAAGGATGGCATAAcag GCATGTTACCTTACGTGAAACTCGTAGACAACTTTGACGCAGAATACGAGTACATCGCAAATGAGGGGGCACTCTTTACATTCAAGACAAACCTAAAGGCTCCAAACTACAAACTCATTACCATCGACTTTGATAAACCAGAACAG GAAAATTGGAAAGATTTAATCCCAGAATCAGAGACTGATGTTTTAGAATGGGTGGCGTGTGTGAACAAGGATAAGCTTGTAGTTTGTTACATACATGACGTCAAGAATATACTGCAGCTCCATAGCTTACAAACGGGAGAGAAATTGATGACCTTCCCCCTGGACGTGGGGACCATCAGGGGGTACTCTGGCCGCAGGAAGGATGCAGAG ATGTTCTACCAGTTCACATCTTTCTTGACGCCCGGCGTCATATACCACTGCGACATGACGAAGGAGGCCCTCGCTCCGACGATATTCAAACAGAGCGAAGTGAAGGGCTTCGACCGCAGCAAATTTGAAACCGTTCAGGTCTTCATCAAGAGCAAGGACGGGACGAAGGTGCCGGTGTTCTTGGTTCACAGGAAG GGGATTGAGATGGATGGTAATAACCCGGTGTTCCTCTACGGGTACGGTGGATTCAACATCTCCATCATGCCGATGTTCAGCGTTTCCCGCCTCGTATTCATGCAGCAGCTGGGAGGAATACTGGCCGTCGCTAATCTTCGCGGAGGAGG TGAATACGGAGAAAAGTGGCACAAATCTGGGAGCTTGTTACAGAAGCAGAATGTATTTGACGATTTTCAGTGCGCTGCTGAGTACCTCATCAATGCAAAATACACACAGCCTAGCAG AATTGTGATAAACGGCGGTTCAAACGGTGGTACCTTAGTGGGAGCCTGCATGAACCAACGACCAGATCTCTTTGGCTGTGCCGTAGCTCAGGTTGG TGTCATGGATATGTTGAAGTTTCATAAATTCACCATCGGCCACGCTTGGACCACCGACTTTGGCTGCTCGGACAAGAAGGAAgactttgaaaatttgaaaaa ATATTCACCGCTGCATAACATTCAGGTACCCGAGACGGGAGAGTATCCGAGTACATTGCTGCTAACGGCAGACCATGACGATAGGGTGGTACCTTTGCATTCCCTCAAGTTCATCGCTAACCTACAGCACATAGTGGGCAGATCTGCTCAACAAACCCGCCCTCTATTGATACGTGTTGATACAAAAGCTGGCCACGGCGCTGGCAAGCCCACCACTAAAGTG ATTGAAGAATGTGCAGACATCTACGCTTTCATCGCAGAAAATATGAATTTGACTTGGCGAGATTGA
- the LOC139954751 gene encoding uncharacterized protein, giving the protein MEDLKTPRTSAKRAVTTQINRVRQYIAEGNVDINSHVILLKDLFEVFTLAHDKYHETLTDEKDVDESDDYFCDKQKDYISALNLVKDALNSAEVKREDQSLKDNPNADLSRKEFLHLLNLPKVELQIFHGNPLHYHQFIRAFEANVDRVCDDNDLKLSRLMQYTSGSAKEAIRSCQLVGGSSGYAKAISILENRFGNSHLVTERLIRELRFGKQVRLPQDIQQLADDMQNAFLVLSELKTLKEVDSQAVLIEIVARFPNYVQLRWKKYALKAKRADGFYPGFKEFIEFAGEIASEVNDPVYGDVYLKRSDKCKREQRSTSSSYSISLSKSNTCTGEGAQAAKPGMYARAEPPCVLCEQSHRLWHCDKFKQLRPRERLTVVIKHKLCHNCLRASHNTSDCGKRSVCSVRGCGRKHTMYIHCDDNTVNSSPDIEVSNASFSRSKSTHMPLVQATVNSLCDAFVLLDGASSNSFCSRALVNQLGITGNSYQFELRTLNSSGIQQSEMVDLSLSSKSGEILKLSAVFVVDEIPVKNSMVDLECYSHLSGIGPLPAYQSTDITVDILVGQDNSEALVPLEVRRGAPGELFAVRYMFGWSLNGQSPISLPSREIISNFISTSTIQTDVSRLWEIENAGLDLPSWSYEDKLVISLWDKEHRKVDGHHELPIPWRDRSETLPNNFVVAKTRLDSLYKKLVRNGSYDRYNAEIVKLVDNCYAEAVPDSELFMVDRIWYLPHHAVVSEKKPDKLRVVFDCASNFKGKSLNDRCMQGPDMINKLLPVLLRFRQHSIAVQADIEAMYNQVRIPARDRDALRFLWYINGKLRYLRMTSHLFGGVWCAASSAYALRRTITDLPSVIPLVKYAVERSFYVDDCLSSVSSKSDAEIIIREIPKALKSGGFKLTKFVVNDFRLLAEVSVECRAKEVLDFSTSSESRALGIKWMVSRDEFFFALEKDFGGLLTRRRMLSIVSSIFDPLGLISPVVLSGKLLFQEATARGLSWDEEIPPDIVRAWDTWAQSMSSVSRLRVPRCIKPCSFDDAFIDLHHFSDASSKGYGCCCYVRCVNRKGEIHVQLVMSKSKVAPLKLRTIPRLELQAAVLAVKVDSLLRRELALEFAKSYFWTDSEVVLKYIHNDSRRFHVFVGNRVSLIREFSDPQQWFHIETKANPADLVTRNCSFSKFNSSKWFNGPDKLGRYKNDWQTAKLNSLVLTDDDPEVKETDVTVGYTTVAGHVSPPGLSDVGDSDEPLYRIMNHCSSWFKMKRGLAWLLRLVRFFKGQKPLGRLSVQEVRRAGDILLRKSQSSSFCSELERLSQGKAVRASSFLKTLTPFLDGEGLLRVGGRLKEFDSKHPCIISGKHPIAESIGTHTVSPMLVLSGC; this is encoded by the coding sequence ATGGAAGACCTGAAGACTCCCAGGACTTCTGCTAAGAGGGCTGTTACGACGCAGATTAATCGTGTCAGGCAGTATATCGCGGAAGGTAACGTGGACATTAACAGTCATGTAATTTTATTGAAAGATCTTTTCGAAGTGTTTACGTTGGCTCACGACAAGTACCACGAGACGCTTACTGATGAGAAGGATGTTGACGAGAGCGACGACTATTTCTGTGACAAGCAGAAAGATTACATTTCCGCTTTAAATCTAGTTAAAGATGCATTGAATTCTGCTGAAGTAAAACGTGAGGATCAATCCCTTAAGGATAATCCAAATGCAGATTTATCTCGTAAAGAATTTCTACATTTATTGAATTTACCTAAGGTAGAgctgcaaatatttcatggtaACCCATTACATTATCATCAATTCATCAGGGCTTTCGAGGCCAATGTTGATAGGGTATGTGACGACAACGATTTAAAGTTGTCTAGGTTAATGCAGTATACGTCGGGCTCTGCTAAAGAGGCCATTAGGAGTTGCCAGTTAGTTGGAGGTAGTAGCGGTTATGCTAAAGCCATTTCCATATTAGAAAACCGGTTTGGAAACTCGCACCTAGTCACTGAGCGTTTAATACGCGAGTTAAGATTTGGTAAACAAGTTAGACTGCCGCAAGACATACAACAGTTAGCTGATGATATGCAAAATGCATTCCTTGTACTTTCAGAGTTAAAAACTTTGAAGGAGGTTGATTCTCAAGCAGTCTTAATCGAAATAGTTGCCAGGTTTCCAAACTATGTGCAGTTGAGATGGAAAAAATATGCATTGAAGGCCAAACGGGCCGATGGTTTTTATCCAGGGTTTAAAGAATTCATTGAATTCGCAGGTGAAATCGCCAGTGAGGTAAATGACCCAGTTTATGGCGACGTGTATCTCAAGCGTTCAGATAAGTGTAAACGTGAACAAAGGAGTACTTCTAGCAGCTATTCTATCTCTTTGTCTAAGTCCAATACGTGTACTGGTGAAGGTGCCCAGGCAGCAAAACCTGGAATGTACGCTAGGGCTGAACCTCCTTGTGTACTATGTGAACAATCACACCGTCTGTGGCATTGTGATAAGTTTAAACAATTGCGTCCTAGAGAGAGATTGACTGTTGTAATTAAGCATAAGTTGTGTCATAACTGCCTTCGTGCCTCTCATAACACTAGTGATTGTGGCAAGCGCTCTGTTTGTAGTGTGCGAGGTTGTGGTAGGAAACATACCATGTACATTCATTGTGATGATAATACTGTAAATTCTTCACCTGATATTGAGGTTTCTAATGCTAGCTTCTCTCGTAGCAAAAGTACACATATGCCTTTAGTTCAGGCCACCGTGAACAGTTTGTGTGACGCATTTGTATTGTTAGATGGTGCATCCAGCAATTCCTTTTGTTCCCGTGCATTGGTCAACCAATTAGGAATCACTGGTAACTCTTATCAATTTGAGCTTAGAACGTTGAACTCGTCAGGTATTCAGCAATCCGAGATGGTAGACCTGTCTTTGTCTTCTAAATCGGGTGAAATCTTAAAATTATCTGCCGTTTTCGTAGTTGACGAAATACCAGTTAAGAATTCTATGGTCGATCTGGAATGTTATTCCCATCTTAGTGGTATCGGTCCCCTACCTGCTTATCAAAGTACTGATATCACAGTAGACATTCTCGTAGGTCAAGATAATTCTGAGGCACTTGTGCCATTGGAGGTTAGGCGGGGTGCTCCAGGGGAGCTCTTTGCGGTACGTTACATGTTTGGTTGGAGTCTTAATGGACAATCTCCCATTAGCCTCCCGAGTCGTgagataatttcaaattttatatcTACTTCGACTATTCAGACTGATGTTTCTCGTTTGTGGGAAATAGAGAATGCGGGGTTGGATCTCCCGTCTTGGTCATACGAGGACAAGTTGGTGATATCTTTGTGGGACAAAGAGCACAGGAAAGTGGATGGTCACCATGAACTTCCTATTCCTTGGAGGGACAGGTCGGAGACCCTCCcaaataattttgttgttgccaAAACTAGGTTAGACTCGTTGTACAAGAAACTTGTTAGGAACGGCTCTTATGATAGGTATAACGCTGAGATTGTGAAACTTGTAGATAACTGTTATGCAGAGGCAGTACCAGATTCAGAGTTGTTCATGGTAGACAGGATATGGTATTTACCCCATCATGCTGTAGTGTCAGAGAAGAAACCAGACAAACTTAGGGTAGTTTTCGATTGCGCTAGTAACTTCAAAGGCAAGTCTTTGAATGATCGTTGTATGCAGGGTCCCGACATGATTAATAAGCTTCTGCCGGTCCTGTTGAGATTTCGGCAACATAGTATAGCAGTTCAAGCAGACATTGAAGCTATGTATAATCAAGTTAGGATCCCAGCTAGGGATAGAGATGCCCTACGATTCCTATGGTACATTAATGGTAAATTAAGATACCTTCGTATGACGTCACATTTGTTTGGAGGGGTGTGGTGTGCGGCTAGCTCCGCCTATGCTCTCAGGCGTACAATTACTGATCTGCCGAGTGTGATTCCGCTTGTTAAGTATGCGGTTGAAAGATCGTTTTATGTAGATGATTGTCTTAGTTCTGTGTCGAGTAAATCAGATGCTGAGATCATTATTAGGGAAATCCCCAAGGCCCTGAAAAGTGGAGGGTTTAAGTTAACTAAGTTTGTAGTCAATGATTTCAGATTGCTAGCTGAAGTGTCCGTGGAATGTAGGGCTAAGGAAGTTCTAGATTTTAGTACTAGTAGTGAAAGCAGGGCTTTAGGTATTAAGTGGATGGTTTCGCGCGATGAGTTCTTCTTCGCACTGGAGAAAGATTTTGGTGGCTTGTTAACCAGGAGGAGAATGCTTAGTATAGTTTCGTCAATTTTCGATCCGCTAGGCTTGATAAGTCCTGTAGTCCTTTCAGGCAAGCTCCTTTTCCAGGAAGCTACAGCCCGTGGGTTGTCGTGGGATGAGGAGATACCCCCTGATATTGTAAGGGCTTGGGACACCTGGGCCCAGTCGATGTCTTCTGTTAGTCGTTTGAGGGTACCTCGTTGTATAAAGCCTTGTTCCTTTGATGATGCATTCATCGACCTTCACCATTTTTCAGATGCTAGCTCTAAAGGTTATGGCTGTTGCTGTTATGTACGCTGTGTAAATAGGAAAGGGGAAATTCATGTACAGTTAGTCATGAGTAAGAGTAAAGTTGCTCCTTTAAAGCTACGTACTATACCTCGTTTGGAGCTGCAAGCTGCTGTATTAGCCGTAAAAGTTGATTCTTTGTTGAGAAGGGAGTTAGCTCTTGAATTTGCTAAGTCGTATTTTTGGACAGACTCGGAAGTTGTCTTGAAGTATATTCACAATGATAgcagaagattccatgttttcgTTGGCAATAGGGTTAGTCTTATCAGGGAGTTCAGTGACCCGCAACAGTGGTTCCATATTGAAACTAAAGCTAACCCAGCTGATCTAGTTACTAGAAATTGTTCCTTCTCAAAGTTTAATAGTAGTAAATGGTTTAACGGTCCTGACAAATTGGGTCGGTACAAGAACGATTGGCAAACTGCTAAACTTAATTCGCTCGTCTTAACGGATGACGATCCTGAAGTCAAAGAGACGGACGTCACTGTGGGTTATACGACTGTTGCTGGTCATGTGTCCCCTCCTGGGTTAAGTGATGTTGGAGATTCAGATGAGCCATTATATAGGATCATGAATCATTGTTCTTCATGGTTTAAAATGAAGAGAGGTTTAGCGTGGCTCTTGCGTCTTGTGCGATTTTTTAAGGGGCAGAAACCTTTGGGCAGATTATCTGTCCAAGAAGTTCGTCGTGCAGGAGATATCCTCCTCCGTAAGAGTCAGTCTTCTAGTTTCTGTTCTGAGTTAGAAAGGTTAAGTCAGGGTAAGGCTGTCAGAGCATCTAGTTTCCTTAAAACGTTAACTCCGTTTCTAGATGGTGAAGGGCTTCTCAGGGTAGGTGGCCGTTTGAAAGAGTTTGACAGCAAACACCCGTGTATAATATCTGGTAAACATCCTATTGCTGAGTCTATTGGGACGCACACAGTATCGCCCATGTTGGTATTGAGTGGGTGCTAA